A stretch of Thermoanaerobacterium sp. PSU-2 DNA encodes these proteins:
- a CDS encoding PTS sugar transporter subunit IIB, with protein sequence MTRKTVIVACGTGIATSTVVAEKITEACKKENLHVNIIQCKVTEIKGYAENADLIVTTTILKDNFGKKSINALSLITGIGEEKVLEEIISELKK encoded by the coding sequence ATGACAAGAAAGACTGTTATAGTGGCATGTGGAACAGGAATTGCTACATCAACTGTCGTTGCGGAGAAAATAACGGAAGCATGTAAAAAAGAAAATCTTCATGTAAACATAATCCAATGCAAAGTTACAGAGATCAAGGGATATGCAGAAAATGCGGATCTTATCGTAACTACAACGATTTTAAAAGACAATTTTGGCAAAAAAAGCATCAATGCTCTTTCCTTGATAACAGGTATAGGCGAAGAAAAAGTGCTTGAAGAGATTATAAGTGAATTGAAAAAGTGA
- a CDS encoding PTS sugar transporter subunit IIA, whose product MKISEFFNRELIITNFEAKSQDDVFDVLYKKLFENGYVKETYLEAVKKREKVFPTGLLLNKYNVAIPHTDPEHVIKPAIAVATLKKPVIFKNMANPLEDVLVNIIFMIALNESHSQVEMLQQLIQLIQDDSLLEKIIGEDGGDEIIEIIKNCTLNDETV is encoded by the coding sequence ATGAAGATATCGGAGTTTTTCAACAGAGAATTAATTATTACAAATTTTGAAGCCAAAAGTCAAGATGATGTATTTGATGTGCTTTACAAAAAACTATTTGAAAACGGATATGTTAAAGAGACATATTTGGAAGCAGTAAAAAAGAGAGAAAAAGTTTTTCCGACAGGTTTGCTTTTAAATAAGTACAATGTTGCGATACCACACACAGATCCAGAACATGTAATAAAACCTGCGATAGCAGTCGCAACACTGAAAAAACCAGTTATCTTCAAAAACATGGCAAATCCGTTGGAAGATGTTTTAGTAAATATAATCTTTATGATTGCTTTAAACGAATCTCACAGTCAAGTTGAAATGCTGCAGCAACTAATTCAACTGATACAGGATGATTCATTACTGGAGAAGATCATTGGTGAAGATGGGGGTGATGAAATTATTGAGATCATAAAAAATTGTACTTTAAATGATGAAACTGTTTAA
- a CDS encoding sigma 54-interacting transcriptional regulator, which translates to MDEIVKIIENEDKKNPLTDEKIASILKINREEVTQYRLENGIPDSRERRKPYLYEDAKKILSEDKEISDRKFTKRLNDLGYDISRFAASQVKKEILSSELIVADNVKDNDDDKDDEISRESDFMSFKEIIGYDGSLKTQISQAKAAILYPPHGLHTLILGPSGVGKSQLAEAMYEFALESGRLKDGSPFVVFNCADYADNPQLLMSQLFGYVKGAYTGAESSKAGLVEKADGGILFLDEVHRLPSEGQEILFFLLDKGKFRRLGETDSEREANIMLIAATTENPESSLLLTFRRRIPMVIELPPISERPHRERFEIIKFFFKKEAFRINKPIKLRPDALRALMLYDCPGNIGQMRSDIQVACARGFLKTLDNRDGEITINLADLPNHVRMGLLKVSKREPYIEEYADKDVIIYPNKISKLLPKEDRYILPDEIYQFIEDRFTELKNDGLKTDEIYKIVGNQVESELKKFANDIRTKNFVSKKELKEIVGEKILYAVEEAIDIAKENYKNIKDNFFYALAIHLSAAYERVKSGKPIFNPQLESVKSEYMREYVVAKKMVDRINKILGIELTDDEVGFVAMYLRTFSASESGNKGNVAVIVLTHGHVACGMADVANKLLGVNIAHGIEMALDESPEDALLRTIEVVKKVNEGKGCIILVDMGSLITFGEIITKRTGIPTRTIGRVDTVMVLEAVRRAILPDATIDEIADALDENKSYVGHVEGVKDSNKLPKAIVTICITGEGTALKIKKYIEDKVPEIKSGLKIIPLGLFSERELDTEINKIRSKNNIQAFVGTIDPKISDIPYISVEEIMNGEGLKRLKKLVNIDVVEESRLKEVLDDDLILFDVDVSMKSDAIDKMVYMLEERGYVDEKFILSVYKRESMGATWMKGGVAIPHGDTKYVTKPAIAIAKLKEPIYWEGDFKTDLIFMLALKEDAKDYMLDLYKVLSNEKILKDLKEAKSKEEIKEIIMRNTIPSN; encoded by the coding sequence GTGGATGAAATCGTAAAGATAATAGAAAATGAAGATAAGAAAAATCCTCTGACAGATGAAAAAATAGCTTCTATATTAAAAATAAATAGAGAAGAAGTGACACAATATAGGCTTGAAAATGGCATACCAGATTCCAGAGAGCGGAGAAAGCCATACCTTTATGAAGATGCAAAAAAGATTCTAAGCGAAGATAAAGAGATCTCTGATAGGAAGTTTACAAAGAGATTAAACGATTTAGGGTATGACATATCGAGATTTGCGGCGTCGCAGGTAAAGAAAGAAATCTTAAGTTCAGAGCTTATAGTGGCTGATAATGTAAAAGATAATGATGATGACAAAGATGATGAGATAAGTCGAGAAAGTGATTTTATGTCTTTTAAAGAGATAATAGGATACGATGGAAGTTTAAAGACGCAGATAAGTCAAGCCAAAGCTGCCATTCTATATCCACCACATGGTCTTCACACGTTAATACTGGGACCGTCTGGTGTTGGGAAAAGTCAACTGGCAGAAGCTATGTACGAGTTTGCTTTGGAATCAGGCAGGCTAAAGGATGGTAGCCCTTTTGTCGTTTTTAACTGTGCAGACTATGCTGACAATCCTCAGCTTTTAATGTCACAGCTTTTTGGATACGTAAAAGGAGCGTACACAGGTGCAGAGTCATCAAAAGCTGGTTTGGTAGAGAAAGCCGATGGTGGAATATTGTTTCTTGACGAGGTTCACAGACTTCCCAGTGAAGGACAAGAGATCTTGTTTTTTTTACTCGACAAAGGCAAATTCAGAAGACTGGGAGAGACTGATAGCGAGAGAGAAGCTAACATAATGCTTATTGCAGCAACGACAGAAAATCCGGAGTCGTCACTTCTGCTTACATTTAGGCGCAGGATTCCCATGGTTATAGAGTTACCACCTATAAGTGAAAGGCCTCACAGAGAGAGATTTGAAATCATAAAGTTCTTTTTCAAAAAAGAGGCATTTAGGATAAACAAGCCCATAAAATTGAGGCCAGACGCTCTTAGAGCTCTAATGCTTTATGATTGCCCAGGCAATATAGGCCAAATGAGAAGCGACATACAAGTAGCATGTGCAAGAGGCTTCTTAAAGACTTTAGATAATAGGGATGGCGAAATAACGATAAACCTTGCCGATTTGCCAAACCATGTAAGAATGGGACTTTTGAAAGTCAGCAAAAGAGAACCGTATATAGAAGAATACGCAGATAAAGATGTCATCATATATCCAAACAAGATAAGCAAATTGCTGCCTAAGGAAGATAGGTACATTTTGCCTGATGAAATATACCAGTTTATAGAGGATAGATTTACTGAGCTAAAGAACGATGGGTTAAAAACCGACGAAATCTACAAGATCGTTGGAAATCAAGTAGAATCAGAGCTTAAAAAATTTGCCAACGATATACGAACAAAAAATTTTGTTTCAAAAAAAGAATTAAAAGAAATCGTAGGCGAAAAAATATTGTACGCCGTTGAAGAGGCTATAGACATAGCTAAAGAAAATTACAAAAATATAAAAGACAACTTTTTTTACGCACTGGCTATTCATCTAAGCGCGGCTTATGAAAGGGTTAAAAGCGGGAAACCCATATTTAACCCACAGCTTGAAAGCGTCAAAAGCGAGTACATGAGGGAATATGTTGTAGCAAAAAAGATGGTTGACAGAATCAATAAAATATTGGGTATTGAACTTACAGACGATGAGGTTGGTTTTGTAGCTATGTACTTGAGAACATTTTCAGCCAGTGAAAGCGGAAACAAAGGGAATGTGGCTGTTATAGTATTAACACATGGACATGTAGCCTGTGGCATGGCAGATGTGGCAAACAAGCTTTTAGGCGTAAATATAGCACATGGAATAGAGATGGCACTTGATGAAAGCCCAGAAGATGCCCTTTTGCGTACAATTGAAGTCGTGAAAAAGGTGAATGAAGGGAAAGGCTGTATAATACTTGTCGACATGGGATCACTCATCACTTTTGGCGAGATCATAACAAAAAGGACGGGCATTCCTACAAGGACCATTGGAAGGGTAGACACTGTCATGGTCTTGGAAGCCGTAAGGCGAGCTATTCTGCCAGATGCCACAATTGACGAAATAGCTGATGCATTAGATGAAAATAAATCTTACGTAGGACATGTGGAAGGTGTAAAAGATTCAAACAAACTTCCGAAAGCCATAGTAACCATCTGCATAACTGGTGAGGGGACTGCGCTTAAGATAAAGAAATATATAGAGGATAAGGTACCTGAGATAAAAAGTGGATTAAAGATAATACCTTTAGGTCTTTTCAGCGAAAGAGAACTTGATACGGAAATAAATAAGATAAGGAGCAAAAACAATATTCAAGCTTTTGTGGGAACCATCGATCCTAAAATAAGTGATATCCCGTATATCTCTGTTGAGGAAATAATGAATGGGGAAGGGCTAAAAAGGTTAAAGAAACTAGTAAACATAGATGTTGTGGAAGAAAGCCGCCTAAAAGAAGTATTAGACGATGATCTAATATTATTTGATGTTGATGTATCAATGAAAAGCGATGCTATAGACAAAATGGTGTATATGCTTGAGGAGAGAGGATACGTTGATGAGAAATTCATACTAAGCGTATATAAACGAGAATCGATGGGTGCTACATGGATGAAAGGGGGAGTTGCGATACCACATGGTGACACAAAATATGTCACAAAACCTGCCATAGCCATAGCAAAGTTGAAAGAACCCATCTATTGGGAAGGAGATTTTAAAACAGACTTAATTTTTATGTTGGCTTTGAAAGAAGATGCTAAAGATTACATGCTTGATTTGTATAAGGTCTTATCGAATGAAAAAATATTAAAAGACCTAAAAGAAGCCAAAAGTAAGGAAGAAATAAAAGAAATAATCATGAGAAATACAATACCGTCCAATTGA
- a CDS encoding Uma2 family endonuclease, with product MGLPDKKEVYTYDDYLNWTDDQRIELIDGQIYLMAPPSRIHQQISGAIYIQFANYLKDKKCDVYYAPFGVKFTEKSEKDIKTVVEPDIVVICDKSKLDNDGCKGAPDLIVEITSPSTARKDRVEKFNLYEKYGVKEYWIVEPDLKIVNVFALQENNRYGRPEIYTEEDKIKVSIFDDLSIDLKDIFS from the coding sequence ATGGGATTACCTGATAAAAAAGAAGTATACACTTACGATGATTACTTAAATTGGACAGATGATCAAAGAATTGAGTTAATCGATGGCCAGATCTATTTGATGGCTCCTCCATCACGAATACACCAACAAATCTCAGGTGCGATATATATACAATTTGCCAATTATTTAAAAGACAAGAAGTGCGATGTTTATTATGCACCTTTTGGAGTAAAGTTTACTGAAAAAAGCGAAAAAGATATTAAAACTGTTGTAGAACCTGATATCGTAGTTATCTGTGATAAATCGAAACTTGACAATGATGGATGCAAAGGTGCTCCCGATTTGATTGTCGAAATAACGTCTCCTTCAACCGCAAGAAAGGATAGAGTAGAAAAGTTTAATTTATATGAAAAATATGGAGTAAAGGAATACTGGATAGTAGAACCCGATCTTAAAATAGTCAATGTATTTGCACTGCAGGAAAATAATAGATATGGCAGGCCTGAAATTTATACTGAAGAGGATAAGATTAAAGTTTCTATCTTTGATGATCTCTCTATAGATTTGAAAGATATTTTTAGTTGA
- a CDS encoding mannitol-1-phosphate 5-dehydrogenase translates to MKKAVHFGAGNIGRGFIGSLLYKSGYDIYFVDVFKELVDNINKFKSYNIFILGNDIKKEVVDGVKAIHIDDEENLLKAIADADVITTSVGVNNLYGIGEKLAYYLERRFEKNDLPLDIMACENALFATNILRDSIYKNSSETLKAYLDEKVGFPNTAVDRIVPNVDIEKETPIDVAVEEFFEWDIEKDAVKGDFDIKGCELVDDLEPYIERKLFLLNGSHATTAYLGYLKGYKYIHEAILDDTIDKIVRNLQLEASFGLNNKHKIGMDKLKEYSDKVIERFKNPHLKDEVVRVGRDPVRKLSNGDRLVSPAKLSFETGLMPENILYGIAAGFAFDYKDDPKAMEIQESINTLGLEETVKKVTGLDETILIDKIVKKYKELKSGKIK, encoded by the coding sequence ATGAAAAAAGCTGTACACTTTGGAGCAGGCAATATAGGCAGAGGATTTATAGGCAGTTTACTATATAAATCAGGCTATGACATATACTTTGTGGATGTATTTAAAGAATTGGTGGATAACATCAATAAATTTAAAAGTTACAATATATTCATATTAGGAAATGACATCAAGAAAGAAGTTGTAGATGGGGTCAAAGCGATTCACATAGACGATGAAGAAAATCTCTTAAAAGCCATTGCAGATGCAGACGTAATAACGACATCTGTAGGTGTCAACAATCTTTACGGCATTGGTGAAAAATTGGCGTATTATCTAGAAAGAAGATTTGAGAAAAATGATTTGCCACTAGACATAATGGCCTGTGAAAATGCTTTGTTTGCGACAAATATTTTAAGAGATAGCATTTACAAAAATTCCAGCGAAACTTTAAAAGCATATTTAGATGAAAAAGTCGGTTTTCCAAATACTGCTGTGGACAGAATAGTGCCAAATGTAGACATAGAGAAAGAGACTCCTATAGACGTGGCAGTAGAGGAATTTTTTGAGTGGGACATTGAGAAAGATGCTGTAAAAGGCGACTTTGATATAAAAGGCTGTGAGCTTGTTGATGATTTAGAACCATATATAGAAAGGAAGCTTTTCCTTCTAAACGGTTCACATGCCACGACAGCATATCTCGGCTACTTAAAAGGGTATAAGTACATTCACGAAGCAATATTAGACGATACAATAGATAAAATAGTGAGAAACCTTCAGTTAGAGGCTTCTTTCGGGCTTAACAATAAGCACAAGATAGGGATGGATAAGCTTAAGGAATACTCAGACAAAGTCATAGAGAGATTTAAGAATCCTCATTTGAAAGACGAAGTGGTAAGAGTAGGTAGAGATCCAGTGAGGAAACTTTCAAACGGTGATAGACTTGTATCGCCTGCCAAGTTAAGCTTTGAGACAGGTTTGATGCCTGAAAACATACTTTACGGCATAGCTGCAGGATTTGCATTTGACTATAAAGACGATCCAAAAGCCATGGAAATACAAGAAAGCATAAACACGTTAGGACTTGAGGAAACAGTGAAGAAAGTGACAGGTCTTGATGAAACTATCCTTATAGATAAAATAGTAAAGAAGTACAAAGAACTTAAATCCGGCAAGATAAAATAA
- a CDS encoding PTS sugar transporter subunit IIA, protein MNSEILNENNIVLNEASEPKFDAIKRAGRLLVDRGYVEKEYIEGMIERENDVTTYIGNGIAIPHGVSEYVKYIKKSGIVVIQYPDGVDFGDGNIAYVVIGIAGKDDEHLEILSSIALTCQYEENVRRLRDAKSPQEIIQILKEGGE, encoded by the coding sequence ATGAATAGTGAAATCTTAAATGAAAATAACATTGTATTGAATGAAGCTTCAGAACCTAAATTTGACGCTATTAAAAGAGCTGGAAGACTATTAGTCGATAGAGGATATGTTGAAAAAGAATACATTGAAGGCATGATAGAGAGAGAAAATGACGTCACCACATACATTGGCAATGGCATAGCAATTCCACACGGTGTATCCGAGTATGTGAAATATATAAAGAAATCGGGAATAGTTGTGATACAGTATCCAGATGGAGTGGATTTTGGCGATGGCAATATTGCATACGTGGTTATAGGTATTGCAGGCAAAGACGATGAGCACTTAGAGATACTGTCAAGCATCGCCTTAACATGCCAGTATGAAGAAAATGTAAGAAGGTTGAGAGACGCAAAGTCGCCACAGGAAATAATCCAAATACTTAAAGAAGGTGGAGAATAA
- a CDS encoding PRD domain-containing protein, whose product MNDDMKDLSDRQKFIIKSLIEKGPLSIEDLSKLMNISKRTIDREVHEANKILKNYRCVITENESKYEIHGGNESLEEISKEIGPISYGSILSQEQRQIYMTLSMLLSKEPLKSTYFSYLFNVSEGTISMYLDKIEIWLKVRNLELIRKRGIGIKVEGTEIDKRKAVIELMYSYLPLDEMLMYVYGDKQDKFITEFFNNIFSSEIINTAKKLVKLINETVVKINDDNNYFALFLHVATAIYRYMQDESIKLNKEIVDDILSSEQFSFIYKVDEIMKEHGINLTDDELAYLAIHLNGKKYIYKKEGFIELGITLDDLSKELIEEVAKILKTEIKCDDKLIYGLSQHIETLIYRLSMGLQSRNTLIDQIKEYYGELFEAVNKACRLIFSKYNITVPAEEIGYITMHVGAAIERQKAEKRLKTLVICPNGIGTAKILSEKLKSAFPEIDSIEIGSIRNKDDGKDYDIIISTVKLYEDEDSLDNVITVSPFLTSDDIRKIRDLIDKIGFNEDDNYLLPLKLNDISISGSESSITKYFDETLKNLNISKISADGLNELIDVIVDEISKINVMSDKDEIKELIKKREMMGNTVIPGTRIALLHTRSDKMIIPYIGIYRLSRPIKMRSIGFTHEEVDTILVMLARKKEDNTVLEMLGEISIALVENDDFKDALKYGNIDDVKNIIINVLKKY is encoded by the coding sequence GTGAATGATGATATGAAGGATTTAAGCGATCGTCAAAAATTCATAATTAAATCTTTAATAGAGAAAGGTCCTTTAAGTATAGAGGACCTTTCCAAATTAATGAATATCAGCAAGAGGACTATCGATAGAGAAGTCCATGAAGCGAATAAGATTTTGAAAAACTATCGCTGTGTTATAACTGAAAATGAGTCGAAGTATGAAATACACGGTGGAAATGAAAGTTTAGAAGAAATAAGCAAAGAAATCGGCCCTATATCGTATGGCAGCATATTAAGCCAAGAGCAGAGGCAGATATATATGACTTTAAGCATGCTTTTGTCAAAAGAGCCATTAAAATCAACTTACTTCAGCTATCTTTTCAATGTATCAGAAGGCACAATAAGCATGTACCTCGATAAGATAGAGATATGGCTTAAGGTGAGAAACTTAGAGCTTATAAGGAAAAGAGGCATAGGCATAAAAGTTGAGGGGACAGAGATAGACAAGAGAAAAGCGGTAATAGAGCTAATGTATAGTTATTTGCCATTGGATGAAATGCTTATGTATGTGTACGGCGACAAACAGGATAAGTTCATTACGGAGTTTTTTAATAATATATTTAGCAGTGAAATTATAAATACCGCTAAAAAATTGGTGAAGCTTATTAATGAGACAGTCGTAAAGATAAATGACGACAACAATTATTTCGCTTTGTTTTTGCATGTGGCGACAGCTATATATAGGTACATGCAAGATGAAAGCATAAAATTAAACAAAGAGATTGTGGATGATATACTGTCGTCAGAACAGTTTAGCTTTATCTATAAAGTAGATGAAATAATGAAAGAACACGGCATAAATCTAACAGATGATGAGCTGGCATATCTGGCAATACACTTAAATGGCAAAAAGTATATTTACAAGAAAGAAGGTTTCATTGAGCTTGGAATCACATTAGATGACCTTTCTAAAGAGCTTATCGAAGAAGTCGCAAAGATATTGAAGACGGAGATAAAGTGCGATGATAAACTTATATACGGTTTGTCGCAGCACATAGAGACACTTATTTACAGGCTTAGTATGGGCCTTCAGTCCAGAAATACTTTGATAGATCAAATAAAAGAGTATTATGGGGAATTGTTTGAAGCGGTAAATAAAGCTTGCAGGCTTATATTTTCAAAGTACAACATAACAGTGCCTGCAGAGGAAATAGGTTATATAACGATGCATGTAGGTGCTGCTATTGAAAGGCAAAAGGCAGAGAAAAGGTTAAAAACTTTAGTAATATGTCCTAACGGAATAGGAACTGCAAAGATACTGTCAGAGAAATTGAAAAGCGCTTTCCCTGAGATAGATTCTATAGAAATTGGTTCAATACGCAATAAAGACGATGGTAAAGATTATGATATCATTATCTCTACAGTAAAGCTGTATGAAGATGAAGATTCTTTAGACAATGTAATAACGGTATCACCTTTTTTAACTTCTGACGATATACGAAAAATAAGAGATTTAATCGATAAGATAGGCTTTAATGAAGATGACAATTACCTTTTGCCACTTAAGTTAAATGACATAAGCATATCAGGAAGCGAAAGCAGCATAACTAAGTATTTTGATGAAACTTTAAAAAATTTGAATATAAGCAAGATAAGCGCAGATGGCTTAAATGAGCTTATAGATGTAATTGTAGATGAAATATCTAAAATAAATGTCATGTCAGATAAAGATGAAATAAAAGAGCTTATAAAAAAGCGGGAGATGATGGGCAATACAGTCATACCAGGCACAAGGATCGCTCTTTTACACACAAGAAGCGACAAGATGATCATACCGTACATCGGAATATACAGACTAAGTAGGCCTATCAAAATGAGAAGCATAGGATTTACGCATGAAGAAGTTGATACGATTCTTGTCATGCTGGCAAGGAAGAAAGAGGATAACACCGTACTGGAAATGCTGGGTGAGATAAGCATTGCACTTGTAGAAAACGACGATTTCAAAGATGCCTTAAAATATGGTAATATTGATGATGTAAAAAATATTATTATTAACGTATTAAAAAAGTATTAG
- a CDS encoding PTS mannitol transporter subunit IICB has product MDRNMALTNKGGTAKAKLQKLGGFLAGMVLPNIGAFIAWGLITAFFIPTGWTPNANLAKLVGPMITYLLPILIGYTGGKLIYDVRGGVVGAIATAGIVIGSSIPMFLGAMIMGPLGGYIIKKFDEAVDGKIPTGFEMLVNNFSAGILGAILAILAFLFIDPVVTGISTGLGAAAQWVTAKGILPLIAIFIEPGKVLFLNNAINHGILSPLGIQQAKEVGKSIFFLLETDPGPGLGILMAYWIFGKGTAKQSAPGAVIIHFFGGIHEIYFPYVLMNPILILAVIGGGMAADATFVLTHAGLVATPSPGSIIAEIAMTPKGGLLPVLTGITVGAVVSFLIASVFVRRASEDTMSEENMAFAKSMVSNLKAQSKGQAPVSNIAKAEPKLIVFACDAGMGSSAMGESILKKKLKDAGLDITVKHSAVNQIPKEADIVFTQESLAERASQVAPSAQIVKVNNFLDGKVYDEFISTIKKK; this is encoded by the coding sequence ATGGACAGAAACATGGCTTTGACAAATAAAGGCGGAACTGCAAAAGCAAAACTTCAAAAGCTTGGCGGATTTTTAGCTGGAATGGTTCTTCCTAACATTGGCGCATTTATAGCATGGGGTCTTATAACAGCGTTTTTCATTCCTACTGGTTGGACGCCAAATGCCAACTTAGCTAAATTGGTAGGACCTATGATAACATACTTGTTGCCTATCCTTATCGGTTATACAGGCGGTAAACTTATATACGATGTAAGAGGTGGCGTCGTAGGTGCTATCGCTACAGCAGGTATTGTAATAGGTTCATCCATACCGATGTTTTTAGGTGCGATGATAATGGGACCACTTGGAGGGTATATCATCAAAAAGTTTGATGAGGCAGTAGATGGAAAGATACCGACAGGCTTTGAAATGTTGGTAAACAATTTCTCAGCAGGTATATTAGGTGCAATATTAGCAATCTTAGCGTTTCTTTTCATCGATCCGGTCGTTACAGGTATATCAACAGGTTTAGGTGCAGCAGCACAATGGGTAACTGCAAAGGGAATACTTCCTTTGATAGCAATATTCATCGAACCAGGTAAAGTATTATTCTTAAACAATGCCATAAACCACGGTATATTGTCACCACTTGGCATACAGCAGGCTAAAGAAGTTGGTAAGTCCATATTCTTCTTGTTAGAAACGGATCCTGGTCCAGGACTTGGCATACTCATGGCATACTGGATTTTTGGCAAAGGCACAGCAAAACAATCAGCACCAGGCGCTGTGATTATCCACTTCTTTGGTGGTATACATGAAATATACTTCCCATATGTTTTAATGAATCCTATACTGATATTAGCTGTAATAGGTGGTGGAATGGCTGCAGATGCTACATTCGTCTTGACACACGCAGGCCTTGTTGCAACACCATCACCAGGAAGCATCATAGCTGAAATTGCCATGACACCAAAAGGTGGACTCTTACCGGTATTGACAGGTATAACAGTAGGTGCTGTAGTATCATTCTTAATAGCTTCTGTGTTTGTAAGAAGGGCCAGCGAAGATACAATGAGCGAAGAAAACATGGCATTTGCTAAGTCAATGGTAAGCAATCTGAAAGCGCAAAGCAAAGGACAAGCTCCTGTATCAAATATTGCAAAGGCGGAACCTAAATTAATAGTATTTGCTTGTGATGCAGGCATGGGCTCATCTGCGATGGGTGAATCAATACTCAAAAAGAAACTTAAAGATGCTGGGCTTGATATCACCGTCAAACACTCTGCAGTAAACCAGATACCAAAAGAGGCTGACATAGTATTTACACAGGAAAGCTTGGCAGAAAGAGCGTCACAGGTGGCACCATCAGCACAAATAGTGAAAGTGAATAATTTCCTTGATGGCAAAGTGTATGACGAGTTTATTTCGACGATTAAGAAGAAATAA
- a CDS encoding EamA family transporter — MWKFYAVLSALFAALTSILAKIGIKGVDSNLATAIRTSVIIFLSWGIVFATGVQSGMKVLTRQNWLFLILSGLATGLSWLFYYKAIALGDVSKVAPIDKSSIVITLVLSYIILGEHFDLKTIIAGILITAGTFVMIM, encoded by the coding sequence GTGTGGAAGTTTTATGCAGTATTGTCTGCTTTATTTGCAGCGCTGACATCTATCTTAGCCAAAATCGGCATAAAAGGCGTGGATTCAAACCTTGCAACGGCCATACGCACAAGCGTCATCATATTTTTATCATGGGGCATTGTTTTTGCAACAGGTGTGCAAAGCGGTATGAAAGTATTGACACGGCAAAATTGGCTTTTTTTGATTTTATCAGGTCTTGCTACAGGTCTTTCATGGCTTTTTTATTATAAAGCCATAGCTTTAGGAGATGTTTCAAAAGTTGCTCCTATAGACAAGTCCAGCATAGTTATAACACTTGTCTTGTCATACATAATTTTAGGCGAGCATTTTGATTTGAAGACAATAATCGCAGGGATTTTGATAACGGCAGGTACATTTGTCATGATCATGTAG
- a CDS encoding LacI family DNA-binding transcriptional regulator produces the protein MATIKDVAEKAGVTVTTVSRVLNNRGYISEKTRKKVYEAMKELNYQPNELARSLYRRKSYLIGLLIPSVSHPFFAELTNYIEYYAYQNDYKILLCNSLQDVEKEKGYIDMLKRHQVDGIIIGSHTLKTEQYLNVNLPIVAIDRYFSEKIPYVASDNYNGGVLATKLLIKKGCKKIAHISGPLILNTPANNRYKAFMDVVKENNIENVVVETKLNVFDTDEYKKLIIKLFTDHPDIDGVFASSDLIAATIINAAREIGKEVPKDLKIVGYDDISIAKTIVPPLTTIRQPIEEMAKRTIEIILDQIDGKEVSIENILPITLIERESA, from the coding sequence ATGGCTACAATAAAAGATGTTGCAGAAAAAGCTGGTGTGACTGTTACGACAGTTTCGAGAGTGCTGAATAATAGAGGGTATATAAGCGAAAAGACGAGAAAAAAAGTATATGAAGCAATGAAAGAGCTAAATTATCAGCCCAATGAATTAGCTCGCTCACTTTATAGAAGAAAATCTTATTTAATAGGGCTTTTGATTCCCAGCGTTTCACACCCTTTTTTTGCAGAACTTACAAACTATATTGAATATTATGCATATCAAAATGATTATAAAATATTGCTTTGTAATTCCTTACAAGATGTAGAGAAAGAGAAAGGCTATATAGATATGCTTAAAAGACATCAAGTTGATGGTATTATAATAGGAAGTCATACATTGAAAACTGAACAATACCTTAATGTAAACTTGCCCATTGTTGCTATTGATAGGTACTTCTCTGAGAAAATACCATATGTTGCATCTGATAACTACAATGGTGGAGTTTTAGCAACAAAGTTATTGATAAAAAAAGGGTGCAAAAAAATTGCTCATATCAGTGGCCCGTTAATTTTAAATACACCTGCTAATAATCGCTATAAAGCTTTTATGGATGTCGTAAAAGAGAATAACATTGAAAATGTCGTAGTTGAGACAAAATTAAACGTATTTGATACCGACGAGTATAAAAAATTGATTATTAAGCTTTTTACAGATCATCCTGATATTGATGGTGTATTTGCCAGCAGCGACTTGATTGCAGCCACAATTATAAATGCAGCTAGAGAAATAGGCAAAGAAGTCCCAAAGGACTTAAAGATTGTGGGTTATGATGATATCAGCATTGCAAAGACGATTGTCCCACCGTTGACTACCATAAGACAGCCTATAGAAGAAATGGCCAAAAGAACCATTGAGATAATTTTGGATCAAATTGATGGCAAGGAAGTAAGCATAGAAAATATTCTGCCTATTACATTGATTGAAAGAGAATCTGCTTAA